TAAAGCATGACCTTCGCACACAAAGTAATCGAGACTATCGCCAGACACAGTCTGCTCGCTGAAGGCGACTCCGTGCTCGTGGCCCTCTCCGGCGGCCCGGACTCAGTGGCGCTGCTGCACATTCTCCATCAACTGGGCAAGAAACAGAAACTCAAGCTATACGCGATATATATCAATCACAATATCCGCAAGAAAGCCGCCAAAGAAGAAGAGCGGTTCTGCCGGGAGCTTTGCTCCAGACTCGATATCGAGCTATTTATCGTGTCCGAAGACATCCCGGCGCTCGCCAAATATTTGGGTAAAGGGGTCGAGGAGACCGGACGAGATTTCCGCTACGCTACCTTCGAAAATCTGGCCAAAGAAAACAAAATCGATAAAATCGCCCTTGGCCATCACGCCGACGACCGAGTGGAAACCGTTCTCTTCAGAATAATCAGAGGCACCGGCAAAACCGGTTTGGCCGGAATCCCGGTGAAACGCGACAGGGTTATCAGACCTCTGTATGAATTGACCAAGCAGGAGATACTCGATTATCTCAAAGAAAACAAACAGTCCTATTGTCTCGATGAATCCAATCGAAGCATCGAGTATGATCGAAATTACATTCGCAACAAACTCCTCGTTGATATAAGGCACAACCTGAATCCCCAAATTGATAAGGCGCTGCTCACTCTCTCGGAAATCTCCGCCGAAGAGGAGAGTTTCCTTCAGGCCTTGGTGAAGCGCCGGACCGCTAGACTAATTCGCCGCACACCGGGCGACAAAATAGAGCTTGATTTAAGAGCATATAACACTTATGATAAATGGTTCCGGCGGCGATTGCTAAGGCATTGTCTTACAGTGCTTTCCGGCGGCGAATCTGGATTTGACCGGATTGTTGTGGACCGACTCGATGATTTCTGCCGCCTGCGCGGAAAGAGCCTGTCGCTGCCTGATGGATTTCAGGCCGTGACAACTGACAATAAGCTTGTCCTTTACCGCCGCCATACCGATAGTTATGATGTAGCCTTGAGCCCCGGTAAGACCAGCCAACTGACAACCTTGCGGCTCAATTTCCGTATGTCGGTATTAGATGCCGGCAAGGCCACGCTGAGTCGAAAGAGGCGTGCTGATAAGGTCTATCTGGCTCTTGAGAAGGTCACGCCGCCGATGGTTGTGCGAAATGTCAGGCCGGGAGACAAATTCCGACCCCTCGGTCTGAAAGGGACCAAAAAAGTCGGCGACTATTTGACAGACAGAAAAATCCACCGCGTTTTCAGAGATGAGATACCGGTGGTGTGCGATAAGAAGGGAATAGTGTGGTTGGTCGGTTTTGAGATTGCCGACCGGGTAAAAATTGAAAGCTCATCCGGAAAGGTTCTGAAAATTGAGTGCATTAAGCGATCAAAATCTTGAACTGAAGCCGTTTGAACTGCTTCTGGACCAGAAGACCCTAGCCCGCAGAATCGCGGAGCTTGGCAGAGAAATCACCGCGGCATACAAGGACAAGAATCTTGTCTTGCTCGGTGTGCTGAAAGGCTGCATCGTGTTTCTGGCCGATTTGATGCGTCATATCAAGTTGCCGCTCGAAATCGAGTTTGTATCGGCGGCATCGTATCGCAAGGGAGGAAAACAGGAAGACGATATCGTCTTCCGCGGACCGGCTCACATTCCGCTCAAGGGCCGCCATGTACTCATAGTCGAAGGCGTCGTTGATTCCGGACGGACAGTAACCACCCTGCTCAATAATGTCCGCAAGATGGAACCGGCTTCGATAGAGGTTGTTACACTAATTGACAAACCCGGTAGCCACCGGTTCAAGATGAACCTGGCCTACAAGGGCTTCTCGATAGGGAACGAGTTCGTGATAGGTTTCGGTTTGGACAACACGCAGAAATACCGCAACCTGCCGTTTGTCGGCAAAGTGATTGATACCAAGTAATAAACGCGCTTTCAGGGAAATTTCGGTGAATACCAAACGGCTTCGCATGTATAATAATGGAAGCAACAACTAAGAGGCAAAAGACACGTGGCTGATTTCGATAACAGACGACAACCCCGCAGAAGCAAAGACGACAACTCAAAAGAACCGGCCAATTGGCGTGGTCCCGGAAGGTCACTGATTTTCTGGGCCGGCTTGATCCTGGTCATGATCATGCTCTACTATTATCTCGGCGGCGCTCAACAGGAAGCCCCCGAGATAACTTATTCCGAATTCATAGACGAACTCGACCGGGGAAATATCTCCGAGGTTACCTTCGAGCAGAAGAAAATAGAAGGTACCCTCAGCGAGCCGCAACGGTTCGCTTCTGTCAGTTCTCCGGATGCGGTTACGAAGTTCAAAACTCGAATTCCTTTCGATGATTTTAACTATGAGCTGGTCAACCGGCTTCAACAGAAGGGCGTCAAAATTGTCGCCAAGGACGAAAGCCCGAACCTGCTTTTCTACATCTTCCAGGCGTCACCCTGGATAATCCTTATCTTAATCTGGCTGTTTTTCATCCGGCAGATGCAGGGCGGAGGCGGCCCGAGAGGTCTGTTCTCGTTCGGCAAGAGCAAGGCTAAACTTCTCAGCGAAGATCATCCGAAAGTCACTTTCAAAGATGTTGCCGGTGCGGATGAAGCCAAGGAAGAACTGCAGGAAATCATCGAATTTCTCAAAGAACCCGGTAAATTCCAAAAACTCGGCGGTAAAATACCCAAAGGCGCTTTGCTTCTGGGGCCGCCCGGTACGGGGAAGACGCTTCTGGCCCGCGCGGTGGCGGGAGAAGCCGGCGTGCCCTTCTTCTCGATGTCCGGCTCCGATTTCGTGGAAATGTTCGTCGGTGTCGGCGCCAGTCGCGTGCGCGACCTGTTCGACCAGGGCAAAAAGAACGCCCCGTGTATCATTTTCATCGACGAGATCGATGCTGTCGGGCGACATCGCGGTGCCGGTCTGGGGGGGGGACACGACGAGCGCGAACAAACTCTTAACCAGTTGCTGGTCGAGATGGATGGTTTTGAATCCAACGACGGCGTGATCCTTATCGCGGCCACTAACCGTCCCGATGTTCTCGATCCGGCCCTCTTAAGACCCGGCCGCTTCGACCGCCAGATTGTTGTACCTACGCCCGATGTTAAGGGCAGGGAAGGTATCCTTTCGGTCCACGTGCGAAAAATCAAGCTGGCTGGTGATGTTGACCTTCCGATTCTCGCCAGAGGCACCCCGGGAATGTCCGGCGCCGACCTGGCCAACATGGTCAACGAAGCGGCGCTGCTGGCCGCGCGCAAGGATCGCGATGCCGTTACGATGGATGACTTCGAGGAGGCCAAAGACAAAGTCATGATGGGCTCCGCCAGAAAATCGCTCGTTATCAGTAACGAAGAAAAAAGGATTATCGCCTATCACGAGGCAGGGCACACTCTGGTCGCCAAGTTTCTGCCCAAGGCGGACCCGATTCACAAAGTCACGATTATCCCGCGCGGTATGGCCCTGGGTGTCACACAGTCACTGCCGGTTGACGAGCGCCATACTCACTCCAAGGATTATCTCGAGACGACGCTCGCTGTTCTGATGGGTGGACGGGTAGCCGAATTGGTGGTATTCGACCAACTCGACACCGGCGCCGGAAACGATCTCGAACGAGCCACCAAACTGGCTCGCAAGATGGTTTGCAACTGGGGTATGTCAGCAAAAATCGGACCGGTGACATTCGGCAAAACCGAAGAACATATCTTTTTGGGGCGTGAAATCCAGCAACACAAGGACTACTCGGAAGCAACCGCTGTGGTTATTGACGACGAAGTCCGGGCTTTCATCGATAAAGCCGAGAAGACAGCCAAGGGAATCGTCTCCAAGAACATTGACAGCCTGCATAACTTGGCCAAAGCCCTGCTCGAGAGAGAAATTATCGACAGCCGCGAAGTCGATGAAATTATCGGTAACGTGTCCGGCGATGTCGAACCGAGCAAGCATCCCGCGCCCACTCCGGACCGCTGAGACTGCCGGCATAACACCGACTGGAAAATTAAGCCCCTCGATTGTGATCATCGAGGGGCTTTGCTTTTACGGCGGCAGAACACGCTGGGCGACTTCCTCAGCCGATACTTTTATTGACAGGCCACCGGAGGAGGTCCGAGTTTCCAGATATACTCGATCAGGTATACCAAATCCTGTGGATCGACCTCACCGTCACCATTTACGTCGGCTTCCTCTTCACACTCGGGTGCGCTGCCCTGTTTGTAAAGCCAATTGACAAAATAAAGTACATCCATAACATCGATATAATCGTGCGTGTCGTAGTCGGCATTGCCTGATCTTCCGTCGCAGCACCCGAAGTCAATCACCGTCAGATAAGCGTCACGGCTGCCAAGAAGTTCACCCTGGAGCGGGTCGGCCAGGGGAAAGTCTTCCGACACAGTGTAACCGGCGAAATAGGCCCGGCGCAAATCGTCAACAACAACCGACCAGCCTCCTTCCGCCCTGTGGCCGCCAAGATATGAACTGAACCCCAACTCGTTGCCCAGCGCGTCTATCTTTCCGATGAAAGCGTCCGCGGTGTCCGCGTTCATGAAATCATCCAATGGATCAACCATCGGGAAATCGAGCGAATAGGTGTATCCGGTCAGAAACATGTTGCCGTAGCGGTCTGTCCAGATGGCCTCTCCGTAGTCATCATCGGAGCCGCCGTAGAATGTGCTGAGAAGAAGGTTGGTACCCGACGCTGAAAACCGGGCGGCAAACGCATCGGCCCCGATGAAAGCGCCACCCATGTGATAAGGCTGAAATCCATTTACTATGGGCAGGTCGGGCGAGGCCGTGCCTCCCACTACGGAAAGCTGACCGCGCTCATCGACGAAAGCGCCCGTTATCCAGTCCGTGTGACAGCCTCCGAAGAACGTGCTGTAAACGAGAGCGTCGCCATCGGCGGAAAGCTTGGTAACAAAACCATCCACCGTTCCGCAAAAGGTGGAGTCATAAGCGTTAGCCAGACGAAAATCTTCCGAGTAAGTCTTGCCGGCGGTATAAACACATCCCTGAAGATCGACTACACAGACGTTACACTCGTCATCCTGGCCGCCGCCGAGATAAGTCGAGTATATCAGGCCGGTGCCATCAAGACTGAATTTGGATACCGTTACATCTTTAAGGCCCGTTCCAAACCACGGGAAAATGGGGTTGACGGTCGGAAAATCGCGCGAATAAGTCGACACCGCAACATACAGATGGCCGGCCGTATCCACAGCCGGAATGCCCTTCGCCTCGTCATCGGAACCGCCGAGATACGTACTGAACAGGATCTCGTTCCCAAGGGGACTCAACTTTACGACGAATACATCGCTCCAACCGCCAAGCGTGTTATCCAACGCATTGACGGTGGGGACGTCATCAGACATCGTGTGCGCTGCTATATACGCACATCCGTCTTTGTCCACGGTGAGACGGCTTATGTCGTCCTGCTCACTGCCTCCGAGATAAGTGGCGAACTCAATGACATTCGTCTCGGGACGCATCTTTATGACGAACAGATCCCAGTCGAGAATGGACGGGGTCTTGTCCTGCGCCGGATTGACAATCGGAAAATCAACCGAATTGGTGTACCCCACCAGGTAGACAGCGCCACTGGAGTCTATCTGCACGCCGCGGCAGTATTCACTCGAGGTACCACCGATGTAAGTGCTATAAGTCAAAACCGGGTCGATAATCAACGGCAACGAGCGATCATAACCCCCATCAAGCGAAAAACCGAAACTCAGAGGCGATATCTGACGGTAAGAACCAACCACCTCCACGCGGCCGGTAGATGTCTCCTGGTACACGTACGGACAACGCTCCGTAACCGTACCCCAACCAGTCTCCACCACCAACTCTCCCGAACCGTTCACATATATCCCATCGGCCCCCTCGTAACGAACCTCGATTACCGACGGATCCGCCCCGGCAGATACAATGAAATCATACTCCAGATACTCACCGTTGCCAAAATACCTCAAGTCTATTCCCGGATATAAACCCCGGTAGACAATCGACTCGAAGTTGGCTACATTGGTCCGCCATCGAGAAGGATCATTACCCAAGAAATAATTCGACCGATAATCGAGCTTGCCCTGACCGACTACCTCGGGGTTACCCCGGGCGCCGACAAAAGCAGCTTTTACCAGCATGACCTCGGTCGGTGAGGGACCCTGCCGGTCACGTCTGAGAGGTGATTCCCGGTCGGTCAGCTCCCGGCTAAACTGATAATAAGCACCGTCTCGGCCAAACCACATCGTGGCGGCCCCGGCGCTCGCTCTGAAAAGGATATTATCCTCCCATTGACCGGCGTTCTCTGTGAAGGACATGGGAGCAGTCGCGCTCAGACCGCTCAGTGAAGCGAACGCGTTGTAATCGGCGGTACCTATTGCGAGGGTGAGTATCAATACCAGTCCGATGGCGGTTGATTTTGCTGGCATATTCTTTTGGCCTCCAGGCTGCGTCGAATTGTACTCCGCTGACTTATTATAAAAGACAGATTATCCTGACGTTCTAAAGATGTCTGGTGAGGGGGTAATTCAATCTGTCAGGTGCGCGGCACAACGGCAGACAACTGAACAGGCCTGGCGCCATCCGTCCGGAGGAGGTGGAAACCCCGGAAAAGCCGGTACGCCCGGAGTCCGCTCAAAGCAGACCCCTTAATTGAATTCAGACACCTTCTCGATACTTAAACTCGAGAAGAGTTTTATGACAAAACACAGGTTTGTTAACTGTCCTGTGCCTGATATCGTTGACTAATAACATCCGGACGGCGCCGGACCTCCCTGCCAGATAAATGCTATGAGATACACCAGATCCTGTGGATCGAGCTGGCCATCTCCGTTTGCGTCAGCCTCCATCAGACAACCTGGCGCCGGGCCCTGCTTGTAGAGCCAACTGACAAAATACAGCACATCCATCGCGTCCACGTAATCGCCGGGGTCGTAATCGACATTGCCGACAATTCCCTCACAGCAGCCAAAGTCAATCATGCTGACGAAACCGTCGCGAGTCCCGAGCCGGTAAGGCTGTACCGGATCGACAATCGGGAAATTGGTCGATGTCGTGTATCCGGTGACATAGACCGACCGCAAATCGCTGATAACTACCGTCCGAGCCACATCGGCGGCGGAACCACCGAGATACGTGCTGAATTTGAGCTCGGAACCATCAGCTCCTACTCGCGCCACAAAGGCATCCGGTGTACCGACCATAGCAGCGAACAGAGGATCGACAAGAGGGAAATCAAATGAGTACGTGTAACCGGTCAGGTATACATCGTTGTACCTCCCCACACACATCCCCTCGCCGAAATCATCGTCGGTCCCACCCATGAAGGTGCTGTATAACAGGCTGCCGGCCGTCGGAGAAAACTTGCTGAGAAAAATATCATAGCCGAGATAGCCGCCGCCGGAGTGCACTGGCTGAAAACCGCCGACTATCGGCAGGTCGGTCGATGCCGTACCGCCGGCTACATAGATATTGCCGCTCCGGTCCAGGTCGAGAGCCGTGCAGAGCTCGCTGGAGGTACCACCGAAGTAGGTGCTGAAATCCAACACATTCCCGGAGCTGCCCAGCCTGGCTATAAAGCCATCTGTCGCACCGTCAAGAATAGCATCATAAGCATTGACTACCGGAAAATCTTTAGAGTACGTATAGCCGGTTAAATAGACTCGTCCCACACTATCAACGTGTAACCCGCGACCTTCCTCATCCTGGGTGCCGCCCAGGTATGTGCTGTACAAC
This genomic stretch from Candidatus Zixiibacteriota bacterium harbors:
- the tilS gene encoding tRNA lysidine(34) synthetase TilS; translated protein: MTFAHKVIETIARHSLLAEGDSVLVALSGGPDSVALLHILHQLGKKQKLKLYAIYINHNIRKKAAKEEERFCRELCSRLDIELFIVSEDIPALAKYLGKGVEETGRDFRYATFENLAKENKIDKIALGHHADDRVETVLFRIIRGTGKTGLAGIPVKRDRVIRPLYELTKQEILDYLKENKQSYCLDESNRSIEYDRNYIRNKLLVDIRHNLNPQIDKALLTLSEISAEEESFLQALVKRRTARLIRRTPGDKIELDLRAYNTYDKWFRRRLLRHCLTVLSGGESGFDRIVVDRLDDFCRLRGKSLSLPDGFQAVTTDNKLVLYRRHTDSYDVALSPGKTSQLTTLRLNFRMSVLDAGKATLSRKRRADKVYLALEKVTPPMVVRNVRPGDKFRPLGLKGTKKVGDYLTDRKIHRVFRDEIPVVCDKKGIVWLVGFEIADRVKIESSSGKVLKIECIKRSKS
- the hpt gene encoding hypoxanthine phosphoribosyltransferase; the protein is MSALSDQNLELKPFELLLDQKTLARRIAELGREITAAYKDKNLVLLGVLKGCIVFLADLMRHIKLPLEIEFVSAASYRKGGKQEDDIVFRGPAHIPLKGRHVLIVEGVVDSGRTVTTLLNNVRKMEPASIEVVTLIDKPGSHRFKMNLAYKGFSIGNEFVIGFGLDNTQKYRNLPFVGKVIDTK
- the ftsH gene encoding ATP-dependent zinc metalloprotease FtsH, which encodes MADFDNRRQPRRSKDDNSKEPANWRGPGRSLIFWAGLILVMIMLYYYLGGAQQEAPEITYSEFIDELDRGNISEVTFEQKKIEGTLSEPQRFASVSSPDAVTKFKTRIPFDDFNYELVNRLQQKGVKIVAKDESPNLLFYIFQASPWIILILIWLFFIRQMQGGGGPRGLFSFGKSKAKLLSEDHPKVTFKDVAGADEAKEELQEIIEFLKEPGKFQKLGGKIPKGALLLGPPGTGKTLLARAVAGEAGVPFFSMSGSDFVEMFVGVGASRVRDLFDQGKKNAPCIIFIDEIDAVGRHRGAGLGGGHDEREQTLNQLLVEMDGFESNDGVILIAATNRPDVLDPALLRPGRFDRQIVVPTPDVKGREGILSVHVRKIKLAGDVDLPILARGTPGMSGADLANMVNEAALLAARKDRDAVTMDDFEEAKDKVMMGSARKSLVISNEEKRIIAYHEAGHTLVAKFLPKADPIHKVTIIPRGMALGVTQSLPVDERHTHSKDYLETTLAVLMGGRVAELVVFDQLDTGAGNDLERATKLARKMVCNWGMSAKIGPVTFGKTEEHIFLGREIQQHKDYSEATAVVIDDEVRAFIDKAEKTAKGIVSKNIDSLHNLAKALLEREIIDSREVDEIIGNVSGDVEPSKHPAPTPDR
- a CDS encoding SBBP repeat-containing protein: MPAKSTAIGLVLILTLAIGTADYNAFASLSGLSATAPMSFTENAGQWEDNILFRASAGAATMWFGRDGAYYQFSRELTDRESPLRRDRQGPSPTEVMLVKAAFVGARGNPEVVGQGKLDYRSNYFLGNDPSRWRTNVANFESIVYRGLYPGIDLRYFGNGEYLEYDFIVSAGADPSVIEVRYEGADGIYVNGSGELVVETGWGTVTERCPYVYQETSTGRVEVVGSYRQISPLSFGFSLDGGYDRSLPLIIDPVLTYSTYIGGTSSEYCRGVQIDSSGAVYLVGYTNSVDFPIVNPAQDKTPSILDWDLFVIKMRPETNVIEFATYLGGSEQDDISRLTVDKDGCAYIAAHTMSDDVPTVNALDNTLGGWSDVFVVKLSPLGNEILFSTYLGGSDDEAKGIPAVDTAGHLYVAVSTYSRDFPTVNPIFPWFGTGLKDVTVSKFSLDGTGLIYSTYLGGGQDDECNVCVVDLQGCVYTAGKTYSEDFRLANAYDSTFCGTVDGFVTKLSADGDALVYSTFFGGCHTDWITGAFVDERGQLSVVGGTASPDLPIVNGFQPYHMGGAFIGADAFAARFSASGTNLLLSTFYGGSDDDYGEAIWTDRYGNMFLTGYTYSLDFPMVDPLDDFMNADTADAFIGKIDALGNELGFSSYLGGHRAEGGWSVVVDDLRRAYFAGYTVSEDFPLADPLQGELLGSRDAYLTVIDFGCCDGRSGNADYDTHDYIDVMDVLYFVNWLYKQGSAPECEEEADVNGDGEVDPQDLVYLIEYIWKLGPPPVACQ